A single region of the Pontibacter kalidii genome encodes:
- a CDS encoding cytochrome c oxidase subunit I: MSSTDITINRDVHHAHEEHEHHHDQNFFEKYIFSLDHKVIAKQYLFMGIFWAFIGGFLSILFRLQLGWPEATFTFLEPILGGWIENGKLNPEFYLALVTMHGTIMVFFVLTAGLSGTFSNFLIPLQVGARDMASGFMNMLSFWIFFIASVIMFWSLFIETGPAAGGWTVYPPLSALPEAIQGSGDGMTMWLISMALFIASQLLGGINYITTVINLRTKGMSMTKLPLTIWAFLLTAVLGLLAFPVLLSAALLLIFDRSFGTSFFLSDIYIAGQALTNTGGSAILFQHLFWFLGHPEVYIVILPAMGLVSEVIATNARKPIFGYRAMIGSMFGIAVLSFVVWAHHMFVTGMNPFLGSVFMFLTLIIAVPSAVKVFNWIATLWRGNIRFTTAMMFAIGFVSLFISGGLTGIILGNSALDIQLHDTYFVVAHFHLVMGAAAFFGMFCGVYHWFPKMFGRMMDEKLGFVHFWFTFVSVYLVFMPMHYIGIAGFPRRYYNWTGFETFNIFTDMNTFISIAAILGFTAQFIFLFNFIYSIFRGRRATENPWHSNTLEWTTPVLPGHGNWPGEIPTVYRWPYDYSKPGAAEDYILQTVPYSQTQSSNLPNEKDFE, translated from the coding sequence ATGTCTAGTACAGATATAACGATTAACAGGGATGTGCATCACGCTCACGAGGAGCATGAGCATCATCACGATCAGAACTTCTTTGAAAAGTATATCTTTAGCCTCGACCATAAGGTAATTGCTAAGCAGTACCTGTTCATGGGTATTTTCTGGGCATTTATAGGCGGCTTTTTATCGATCCTTTTCCGATTGCAGCTGGGCTGGCCGGAGGCCACATTCACCTTCCTGGAGCCTATCCTGGGCGGCTGGATCGAGAATGGCAAGTTGAACCCGGAGTTCTACCTGGCCCTGGTGACCATGCACGGTACCATCATGGTATTCTTTGTGCTGACGGCGGGCCTGAGCGGCACGTTCAGTAACTTCCTGATCCCGCTGCAGGTGGGTGCCCGTGACATGGCCTCTGGCTTTATGAACATGCTCTCGTTCTGGATCTTCTTCATCGCCAGCGTTATCATGTTCTGGTCGCTCTTCATCGAGACAGGACCTGCTGCCGGTGGCTGGACGGTGTATCCGCCGTTGAGTGCGCTTCCTGAGGCTATCCAAGGGTCTGGCGACGGTATGACGATGTGGTTGATCTCTATGGCCCTGTTTATTGCATCGCAGTTGCTGGGTGGCATCAACTATATCACGACCGTGATTAACCTGCGTACAAAAGGTATGTCCATGACGAAGCTTCCGCTGACGATCTGGGCGTTCCTTCTGACAGCAGTGCTGGGCCTTCTGGCTTTCCCGGTGCTGCTTTCTGCAGCCCTGCTGCTCATCTTTGACCGTAGCTTCGGCACCAGCTTCTTCCTTTCCGACATCTACATCGCAGGACAGGCACTAACAAACACTGGTGGTAGCGCTATCCTGTTCCAGCACTTGTTCTGGTTCCTGGGCCATCCGGAGGTGTACATCGTGATTCTGCCTGCCATGGGACTCGTATCAGAGGTAATTGCCACAAACGCACGTAAGCCCATCTTCGGCTACCGCGCCATGATCGGCTCCATGTTCGGTATCGCTGTCCTTTCTTTCGTAGTTTGGGCGCACCACATGTTCGTGACCGGGATGAACCCGTTCCTGGGCTCGGTGTTCATGTTCCTGACGCTGATCATCGCCGTACCATCCGCTGTGAAGGTGTTTAACTGGATCGCCACGCTCTGGAGAGGTAACATACGCTTTACAACGGCAATGATGTTTGCCATCGGATTCGTGTCGCTCTTCATCTCCGGTGGTCTGACGGGCATCATCCTGGGTAACTCTGCCCTGGACATCCAGTTGCACGATACCTACTTCGTGGTGGCGCACTTCCACCTGGTGATGGGTGCAGCGGCTTTCTTTGGTATGTTCTGCGGTGTGTACCACTGGTTCCCGAAGATGTTTGGCCGCATGATGGATGAGAAGCTGGGCTTCGTTCACTTCTGGTTCACATTTGTCTCTGTTTACCTGGTGTTCATGCCAATGCACTACATCGGCATCGCCGGCTTCCCAAGAAGATACTACAACTGGACAGGCTTTGAGACGTTCAACATCTTCACGGATATGAACACGTTCATCAGTATTGCCGCTATCCTCGGCTTTACAGCACAGTTCATCTTCCTGTTCAACTTCATCTACAGCATCTTCCGCGGAAGAAGAGCCACCGAGAACCCTTGGCATTCTAATACGCTGGAGTGGACGACACCAGTTCTTCCAGGCCATGGAAACTGGCCAGGTGAGATACCAACTGTTTACAGATGGCCTTATGACTATAGCAAGCCAGGCGCTGCTGAAGATTACATTCTACAAACAGTACCTTACTCGCAGACGCAGTCTTCTAACCTGCCCAACGAGAAGGATTTCGAATAA
- a CDS encoding COX15/CtaA family protein yields the protein MAIKSFQYKRFRNIGVLTVFAVYFLILVGGIVRSTGSGMGCPDWPKCFGSWVPPTDVSQLPDDYLEVYKQQRIEKNQKLAGYLDGLGFEKVSATIFSHPSQYIETEFNVTKTWIEYINRLVGALIGIFIFLTVVYSIPYLKEDKPVFYLSLISFLLVGFQGWLGSIVVSTNLLPVTITIHMALALVIVAMLQYAVARANKDQVLTGYSFSPKLNLLLWSLALLTFGQILIGTQVREEVDLISFTMGGAERASWVDNLGTSFYIHRSFSILLAALHIYVALLLYRLQNRQIRILTHVMLALVGAEIVIGIIMAYFAIPPVLQPLHLTFAALLFGVQFQLLIVYYYASRKAKTPQVVVHN from the coding sequence ATGGCTATCAAATCTTTTCAGTATAAAAGATTTAGAAATATTGGGGTATTGACAGTTTTTGCTGTCTACTTCCTGATATTAGTCGGGGGAATCGTTCGCAGCACGGGGTCAGGCATGGGGTGTCCGGACTGGCCAAAGTGCTTCGGTAGTTGGGTTCCCCCGACTGATGTTAGCCAACTTCCGGATGATTACCTGGAAGTATACAAGCAACAGCGGATAGAGAAGAATCAGAAGCTGGCCGGTTATCTGGATGGGTTAGGTTTCGAGAAAGTTTCTGCCACTATTTTTTCCCATCCGAGTCAGTACATCGAGACAGAGTTCAACGTCACGAAGACCTGGATTGAGTACATAAACCGTTTGGTGGGGGCGCTGATAGGCATCTTTATTTTTCTGACGGTGGTGTATTCCATACCTTACCTGAAGGAAGACAAGCCAGTATTTTACCTGTCCCTAATCAGCTTTCTGCTGGTAGGGTTTCAGGGGTGGCTGGGCTCCATCGTGGTCTCGACCAACCTGCTGCCCGTTACCATTACCATACATATGGCGCTGGCGCTGGTTATTGTAGCGATGCTGCAGTACGCCGTTGCCCGTGCCAATAAGGACCAGGTGCTTACCGGGTACAGTTTCTCCCCTAAGCTTAACCTGCTCTTGTGGAGCTTAGCGCTTCTAACCTTCGGGCAGATCCTGATAGGAACCCAGGTGCGGGAGGAAGTGGATCTGATCTCCTTTACAATGGGTGGAGCTGAAAGAGCTTCCTGGGTAGATAACCTCGGAACTAGTTTCTATATCCACCGGTCGTTCTCCATACTGTTGGCGGCCTTGCATATTTACGTGGCCCTGCTGCTCTATCGCTTACAGAACCGTCAGATAAGGATACTGACGCACGTAATGCTGGCGCTAGTCGGGGCAGAGATTGTCATCGGAATCATCATGGCCTATTTTGCCATTCCTCCGGTGCTTCAACCACTGCATCTTACGTTTGCTGCCCTGCTATTCGGGGTGCAGTTTCAGCTTTTGATCGTTTATTATTACGCCTCTCGCAAGGCGAAAACTCCGCAAGTAGTTGTTCATAACTAA